From Symphalangus syndactylus isolate Jambi chromosome 17, NHGRI_mSymSyn1-v2.1_pri, whole genome shotgun sequence, one genomic window encodes:
- the CEACAM20 gene encoding carcinoembryonic antigen-related cell adhesion molecule 20 isoform X2, with translation MGPADLWGHHWMGILLSASLWTIWSPPAAAQLTLNANPLDATQSEDVVLPVFGTPRKPQIHGISRELAKPSIAISPGTAIEQKDMVTFYCNTKDVNITIHWVSNNLSVVFHERMQLSKDGKILTILIVQREDSGTYQCEARDALLRQSSDPIFLDVNYGPDPVEIKLESGVASGEVVEVMEGSNVTFLAETKSHPPSAYTWFLLDSILSHTTRTFTIHAVSREHEGLYRCLVSNSATHLSRLGTLKVQVLETLTTPQVVPSSLNLVENARSVDLTCQTINQSVNVQWFLSGQPLLPSEHLQLSADNRTLIIHGLQRNDTGPYACEVWNWGSRARSEPLELTINYGPDQVNITRELASEMISAIEAELNSSLTLQCWAESKPGAEYRWTLEHSTAEHLGEQLIIRALTWEHDGIYNCTASNSLTGLTRSASVLIKVVGPQSSSLSSRAITGIVIGILAVIAVASELGYFLYIRNARRPSRKTTEDPSHETSQPTPEEEHPTEPSSESLSPEYCNISQLQGRIRVEMTKLPSASPGGNSFSPWKPPPKPLMPPLRLLSTAPKNMESIYEELVNPEPNTYVQINPSV, from the exons ATGGGGCCTGCTGACTTATGGGGACACCACTGGATGGGAATCCTGCTCTCAG CCTCGCTTTGGACCATATGGAGTCCTCCAGCTGCAGCCCAGCTCACCCTCAATGCCAACCCACTTGACGCCACCCAAAGTGAGGATGTTGTTCTGCCTGTGTTTGGGACCCCCAGGAAACCCCAGATTCATGGCATATCCAGAG AGCTGGCCAAGCCCTCCATTGCCATCAGCCCAGGCACTGCCATAGAGCAGAAGGACATGGTGACCTTCTACTGCAACACCAAGGACGTCAACATTACCATCCACTGGGTTTCCAACAACCTCTCCGTCGTGTTCCATGAGCGCATGCAGCTGTCCAAGGATGGCAAGATCCTCACCATCCTCATTGTCCAGCGGGAGGACTCGGGGACTTACCAATGTGAAGCCCGAGATGCCCTTCTGAGGCAGAGCAGCGACCCCATCTTCCTGGACGTGAACT ATGGTCCTGATCCTGTTGAAATCAAACTGGAGTCTGGTGTTGCCAGTGGGGAGGTGGTTGAGGTGATGGAGGGCTCCAACGTGACCTTCTTGGCAGAAACAAAATCTCACCCACCCTCTGCCTATACCTGGTTTCTCCTTGACTCCATTCTGTCTCACACCACGAGGACATTCACCATCCATGCTGTGTCCAGAGAACATGAGGGCCTGTACAGGTGCTTGGTGTCCAACAGTGCCACCCACCTGTCCCGCCTGGGTACTCTGAAGGTCCAAGTCCTTG AAACACTGACCACGCCTCAAGTCGTGCCTTCAAGCCTGAACCTTGTGGAGAATGCTAGGTCTGTGGACCTGACCTGCCAAACCATCAATCAGAGTGTGAATGTCCAGTGGTTCCTGAGTGGCCAGCCCCTCCTGCCCAGTGAGCACCTGCAGCTGTCAGCTGACAACAGGACCCTAATCATCCATGGCCTCCAGCGGAATGACACGGGGCCCTATGCCTGTGAGGTCTGGAACTGGGGCAGCCGGGCCCGGAGTGAGCCCCTTGAGCTGACCATCAACT ATGGTCCTGACCAAGTGAACATCACCAGGGAGTTGGCATCTGAGATGATCAGCGCCATCGAGGCAGAGCTCAACTCCAGCCTGACCCTGCAGTGCTGGGCCGAGTCCAAGCCAGGCGCTGAGTATCGCTGGACTCTTGAACACTCCACCGCGGAGCACCTGGGTGAGCAGCTGATCATCAGGGCTCTGACCTGGGAACACGACGGGATCTACAACTGCACAGCCTCCAACTCTCTCACCGGCCTGACCCGCTCCGCTTCAGTCCTGATCAAGGTGGTAG GTCCCCAGTCCTCCTCCCTGTCCTCAAGGGCCATCACTGGTATTGTCATCGGGATCCTGGCTGTCATTGCTGTGGCCTCAGAACTGGGCTATTTTCTCTACATCAGAAATGCCAGACG GCCCTCAAGGAAAACGACAGAGGACCCCAGTCATGAGACCTCACAACCCACCCCGGAGGAGGAGCACCCCACAGAGCCCAGTTCCG AAAGCCTGAGTCCTGAGTATTGCAATATATCCCAGCTTCAGGGACGGATCAGAGTGGAAATG ACAAAGCTGCCTTCAGCAAGCCCTGGAGGCAATTCTTTCAGCCCCTGGAAGCCACCACCCAAACCTCTGATGCCCCCACTCAGATTGCTCTCCACTGCGCCAAAAAACATGGAGTCAATCTATGAG GAGCTTGTGAATCCAGAGCCCAACACTTACGTCCAAATCAACCCCTCGGTCTAA
- the CEACAM20 gene encoding carcinoembryonic antigen-related cell adhesion molecule 20 isoform X3 translates to MGPADLWGHHWMGILLSASLWTIWSPPAAAQLTLNANPLDATQSEDVVLPVFGTPRKPQIHGISRELAKPSIAISPGTAIEQKDMVTFYCNTKDVNITIHWVSNNLSVVFHERMQLSKDGKILTILIVQREDSGTYQCEARDALLRQSSDPIFLDVNYGPDPVEIKLESGVASGEVVEVMEGSNVTFLAETKSHPPSAYTWFLLDSILSHTTRTFTIHAVSREHEGLYRCLVSNSATHLSRLGTLKVQVLETLTTPQVVPSSLNLVENARSVDLTCQTINQSVNVQWFLSGQPLLPSEHLQLSADNRTLIIHGLQRNDTGPYACEVWNWGSRARSEPLELTINCPQSSSLSSRAITGIVIGILAVIAVASELGYFLYIRNARRPSRKTTEDPSHETSQPTPEEEHPTEPSSESLSPEYCNISQLQGRIRVEMMRPPDLPEETYETKLPSASPGGNSFSPWKPPPKPLMPPLRLLSTAPKNMESIYEELVNPEPNTYVQINPSV, encoded by the exons ATGGGGCCTGCTGACTTATGGGGACACCACTGGATGGGAATCCTGCTCTCAG CCTCGCTTTGGACCATATGGAGTCCTCCAGCTGCAGCCCAGCTCACCCTCAATGCCAACCCACTTGACGCCACCCAAAGTGAGGATGTTGTTCTGCCTGTGTTTGGGACCCCCAGGAAACCCCAGATTCATGGCATATCCAGAG AGCTGGCCAAGCCCTCCATTGCCATCAGCCCAGGCACTGCCATAGAGCAGAAGGACATGGTGACCTTCTACTGCAACACCAAGGACGTCAACATTACCATCCACTGGGTTTCCAACAACCTCTCCGTCGTGTTCCATGAGCGCATGCAGCTGTCCAAGGATGGCAAGATCCTCACCATCCTCATTGTCCAGCGGGAGGACTCGGGGACTTACCAATGTGAAGCCCGAGATGCCCTTCTGAGGCAGAGCAGCGACCCCATCTTCCTGGACGTGAACT ATGGTCCTGATCCTGTTGAAATCAAACTGGAGTCTGGTGTTGCCAGTGGGGAGGTGGTTGAGGTGATGGAGGGCTCCAACGTGACCTTCTTGGCAGAAACAAAATCTCACCCACCCTCTGCCTATACCTGGTTTCTCCTTGACTCCATTCTGTCTCACACCACGAGGACATTCACCATCCATGCTGTGTCCAGAGAACATGAGGGCCTGTACAGGTGCTTGGTGTCCAACAGTGCCACCCACCTGTCCCGCCTGGGTACTCTGAAGGTCCAAGTCCTTG AAACACTGACCACGCCTCAAGTCGTGCCTTCAAGCCTGAACCTTGTGGAGAATGCTAGGTCTGTGGACCTGACCTGCCAAACCATCAATCAGAGTGTGAATGTCCAGTGGTTCCTGAGTGGCCAGCCCCTCCTGCCCAGTGAGCACCTGCAGCTGTCAGCTGACAACAGGACCCTAATCATCCATGGCCTCCAGCGGAATGACACGGGGCCCTATGCCTGTGAGGTCTGGAACTGGGGCAGCCGGGCCCGGAGTGAGCCCCTTGAGCTGACCATCAACT GTCCCCAGTCCTCCTCCCTGTCCTCAAGGGCCATCACTGGTATTGTCATCGGGATCCTGGCTGTCATTGCTGTGGCCTCAGAACTGGGCTATTTTCTCTACATCAGAAATGCCAGACG GCCCTCAAGGAAAACGACAGAGGACCCCAGTCATGAGACCTCACAACCCACCCCGGAGGAGGAGCACCCCACAGAGCCCAGTTCCG AAAGCCTGAGTCCTGAGTATTGCAATATATCCCAGCTTCAGGGACGGATCAGAGTGGAAATG ATGCGACCACCAGACCTTCCAGAGGAGACCTATGAG ACAAAGCTGCCTTCAGCAAGCCCTGGAGGCAATTCTTTCAGCCCCTGGAAGCCACCACCCAAACCTCTGATGCCCCCACTCAGATTGCTCTCCACTGCGCCAAAAAACATGGAGTCAATCTATGAG GAGCTTGTGAATCCAGAGCCCAACACTTACGTCCAAATCAACCCCTCGGTCTAA
- the LOC134732826 gene encoding carcinoembryonic antigen-related cell adhesion molecule 5-like translates to MALFVEINWSQNLAPVEHTDSLNLTCISPNNDGTFQWFLNLDVIQEGDGPVISRDGRVLTIPTVTCNDSSTYHCEIRNHLGSRLSEALVVGVAYGPDTPIVTALDPDFVIGSNLTLVSLAYSHPLAQHTWSFNGVAMWERQTLFMPSLSRAHSGVYTCKASNSISGLHSSVDTIITVSETLPQPNVTASNLAPVEHVASISLHCLSLRSTVAIHRYVNGQKLFVGGHREVSLDCRTLTLWNITRNDTGVYQCESWNSATSSISNPTLVKVIYGSDPHMVNPPDPEVTAGAALTLSCFADSNPPAQYHWEMDRRPGPATQHLVISEVTLDQEGRCTCEASNSLTHLRGSVNGKIWISEVPGDGLQPALLRATIPAGGIAGIALGVLISVVLTGTAGYFVGVIRSQVPALGPSEVMEPGLSVWGSQREPLIWELQASLAGTRGTEDQWVGLQGKNLLRNWWSALALGHHPFVLSSILGS, encoded by the exons ATGGCTCTCTTTGTAGAAATAAACTGGTCACAG AACTTGGCCCCTGTGGAGCATACGGACTCCTTGAATTTGACATGCATTTCTCCAAACAATGACGGGACATTCCAGTGGTTTCTGAACCTTGATGTGATTCAGGAAGGGGATGGACCAGTAATCTCCAGAGATGGCAGGGTCCTCACCATCCCCACAGTCACATGCAATGACTCCAGCACTTACCACTGTGAGATCAGGAACCACCTGGGATCCAGGCTCAGTGAAGCCCTTGTGGTTGGCGTGGCTT ATGGCCCAGATACCCCCATTGTGACCGCACTGGACCCAGATTTTGTGATTGGTTCCAACCTCACTCTGGTCAGCTTAGCCTACTCCCACCCCCTTGCCCAGCACACATGGAGCTTCAATGGGGTCGCCATGTGGGAGCGCCAGACCCTCTTCATGCCCAGTCTCTCCAGGGCACACTCAGGGGTCTACACCTGCAAGGCCTCCAACTCCATTTCCGGCTTGCACAGCAGTGTGGACACCATCATCACTGTCTCAG AGACACTTCCTCAGCCCAATGTCACAGCCAGTAACTTAGCCCCAGTGGAGCATGTGGCTTCCATCAGTCTGCATTGCCTCTCTCTAAGGAGCACTGTGGCCATCCACCGGTACGTCAATGGCCAGAAGCTCTTCGTTGGTGGCCACAGGGAGGTGTCCCTGGACTGCAGAACACTGACTCTGTGGAACATCACCAGGAATGACACGGGAGTCTATCAGTGTGAGAGCTGGAACTCAGCCACCAGTAGCATCAGCAACCCCACTCTCGTCAAAGTTATAT ATGGCTCAGACCCTCACATGGTCAACCCTCCAGACCCAGAGGTCACAGCTGGGGCAGCCCTCACCCTGTCCTGCTTTGCTGACTCAAACCCCCCTGCCCAGTACCACTGGGAGATGGACAGAAGGCCAGGCCCTGCCACCCAGCACCTGGTCATTTCTGAGGTCACTCTGGACCAGGAGGGCAGGTGCACGTGTGAGGCCTCCAACAGCCTCACTCACCTCCGCGGCTCAGTCAATGGCAAGATCTGGATCTCAG aGGTTCCTGGGGATGGCCTGCAGCCGGCCTTACTCAGGGCCACCATTCCTGCTGGAGGCATCGCAGGGATTGCTTTGGGTGTCCTGATCAGCGTGGTGCTCACAGGGACTGCCGGCTACTTTGTTGGGGTCATAAGGTCCCAGGTACCAGCTCTGGGCCCCTCAGAGGTCATGGAGCCAGGACTGAGTGTCTGGGGATCCCAGAGGGAGCCACTTATCTGGGAGCTGCAAGCTTCACTGGCAGGGACCAGGGGCACTGAGGACCAGTGGGTGGGTCTGCAGGGGAAGAACCTGCTCAGGAACTGGTGGTCAGCACTGGCGCTGGGGCACCACCCATTTGTCCTGAGTTCGATCCTGGGCTCTTGA
- the CEACAM20 gene encoding carcinoembryonic antigen-related cell adhesion molecule 20 isoform X4 produces MGPADLWGHHWMGILLSASLWTIWSPPAAAQLTLNANPLDATQSEDVVLPVFGTPRKPQIHGISRELAKPSIAISPGTAIEQKDMVTFYCNTKDVNITIHWVSNNLSVVFHERMQLSKDGKILTILIVQREDSGTYQCEARDALLRQSSDPIFLDVNYGPDPVEIKLESGVASGEVVEVMEGSNVTFLAETKSHPPSAYTWFLLDSILSHTTRTFTIHAVSREHEGLYRCLVSNSATHLSRLGTLKVQVLETLTTPQVVPSSLNLVENARSVDLTCQTINQSVNVQWFLSGQPLLPSEHLQLSADNRTLIIHGLQRNDTGPYACEVWNWGSRARSEPLELTINCPQSSSLSSRAITGIVIGILAVIAVASELGYFLYIRNARRPSRKTTEDPSHETSQPTPEEEHPTEPSSESLSPEYCNISQLQGRIRVEMTKLPSASPGGNSFSPWKPPPKPLMPPLRLLSTAPKNMESIYEELVNPEPNTYVQINPSV; encoded by the exons ATGGGGCCTGCTGACTTATGGGGACACCACTGGATGGGAATCCTGCTCTCAG CCTCGCTTTGGACCATATGGAGTCCTCCAGCTGCAGCCCAGCTCACCCTCAATGCCAACCCACTTGACGCCACCCAAAGTGAGGATGTTGTTCTGCCTGTGTTTGGGACCCCCAGGAAACCCCAGATTCATGGCATATCCAGAG AGCTGGCCAAGCCCTCCATTGCCATCAGCCCAGGCACTGCCATAGAGCAGAAGGACATGGTGACCTTCTACTGCAACACCAAGGACGTCAACATTACCATCCACTGGGTTTCCAACAACCTCTCCGTCGTGTTCCATGAGCGCATGCAGCTGTCCAAGGATGGCAAGATCCTCACCATCCTCATTGTCCAGCGGGAGGACTCGGGGACTTACCAATGTGAAGCCCGAGATGCCCTTCTGAGGCAGAGCAGCGACCCCATCTTCCTGGACGTGAACT ATGGTCCTGATCCTGTTGAAATCAAACTGGAGTCTGGTGTTGCCAGTGGGGAGGTGGTTGAGGTGATGGAGGGCTCCAACGTGACCTTCTTGGCAGAAACAAAATCTCACCCACCCTCTGCCTATACCTGGTTTCTCCTTGACTCCATTCTGTCTCACACCACGAGGACATTCACCATCCATGCTGTGTCCAGAGAACATGAGGGCCTGTACAGGTGCTTGGTGTCCAACAGTGCCACCCACCTGTCCCGCCTGGGTACTCTGAAGGTCCAAGTCCTTG AAACACTGACCACGCCTCAAGTCGTGCCTTCAAGCCTGAACCTTGTGGAGAATGCTAGGTCTGTGGACCTGACCTGCCAAACCATCAATCAGAGTGTGAATGTCCAGTGGTTCCTGAGTGGCCAGCCCCTCCTGCCCAGTGAGCACCTGCAGCTGTCAGCTGACAACAGGACCCTAATCATCCATGGCCTCCAGCGGAATGACACGGGGCCCTATGCCTGTGAGGTCTGGAACTGGGGCAGCCGGGCCCGGAGTGAGCCCCTTGAGCTGACCATCAACT GTCCCCAGTCCTCCTCCCTGTCCTCAAGGGCCATCACTGGTATTGTCATCGGGATCCTGGCTGTCATTGCTGTGGCCTCAGAACTGGGCTATTTTCTCTACATCAGAAATGCCAGACG GCCCTCAAGGAAAACGACAGAGGACCCCAGTCATGAGACCTCACAACCCACCCCGGAGGAGGAGCACCCCACAGAGCCCAGTTCCG AAAGCCTGAGTCCTGAGTATTGCAATATATCCCAGCTTCAGGGACGGATCAGAGTGGAAATG ACAAAGCTGCCTTCAGCAAGCCCTGGAGGCAATTCTTTCAGCCCCTGGAAGCCACCACCCAAACCTCTGATGCCCCCACTCAGATTGCTCTCCACTGCGCCAAAAAACATGGAGTCAATCTATGAG GAGCTTGTGAATCCAGAGCCCAACACTTACGTCCAAATCAACCCCTCGGTCTAA
- the CEACAM20 gene encoding carcinoembryonic antigen-related cell adhesion molecule 20 isoform X1 has product MGPADLWGHHWMGILLSASLWTIWSPPAAAQLTLNANPLDATQSEDVVLPVFGTPRKPQIHGISRELAKPSIAISPGTAIEQKDMVTFYCNTKDVNITIHWVSNNLSVVFHERMQLSKDGKILTILIVQREDSGTYQCEARDALLRQSSDPIFLDVNYGPDPVEIKLESGVASGEVVEVMEGSNVTFLAETKSHPPSAYTWFLLDSILSHTTRTFTIHAVSREHEGLYRCLVSNSATHLSRLGTLKVQVLETLTTPQVVPSSLNLVENARSVDLTCQTINQSVNVQWFLSGQPLLPSEHLQLSADNRTLIIHGLQRNDTGPYACEVWNWGSRARSEPLELTINYGPDQVNITRELASEMISAIEAELNSSLTLQCWAESKPGAEYRWTLEHSTAEHLGEQLIIRALTWEHDGIYNCTASNSLTGLTRSASVLIKVVGPQSSSLSSRAITGIVIGILAVIAVASELGYFLYIRNARRPSRKTTEDPSHETSQPTPEEEHPTEPSSESLSPEYCNISQLQGRIRVEMMRPPDLPEETYETKLPSASPGGNSFSPWKPPPKPLMPPLRLLSTAPKNMESIYEELVNPEPNTYVQINPSV; this is encoded by the exons ATGGGGCCTGCTGACTTATGGGGACACCACTGGATGGGAATCCTGCTCTCAG CCTCGCTTTGGACCATATGGAGTCCTCCAGCTGCAGCCCAGCTCACCCTCAATGCCAACCCACTTGACGCCACCCAAAGTGAGGATGTTGTTCTGCCTGTGTTTGGGACCCCCAGGAAACCCCAGATTCATGGCATATCCAGAG AGCTGGCCAAGCCCTCCATTGCCATCAGCCCAGGCACTGCCATAGAGCAGAAGGACATGGTGACCTTCTACTGCAACACCAAGGACGTCAACATTACCATCCACTGGGTTTCCAACAACCTCTCCGTCGTGTTCCATGAGCGCATGCAGCTGTCCAAGGATGGCAAGATCCTCACCATCCTCATTGTCCAGCGGGAGGACTCGGGGACTTACCAATGTGAAGCCCGAGATGCCCTTCTGAGGCAGAGCAGCGACCCCATCTTCCTGGACGTGAACT ATGGTCCTGATCCTGTTGAAATCAAACTGGAGTCTGGTGTTGCCAGTGGGGAGGTGGTTGAGGTGATGGAGGGCTCCAACGTGACCTTCTTGGCAGAAACAAAATCTCACCCACCCTCTGCCTATACCTGGTTTCTCCTTGACTCCATTCTGTCTCACACCACGAGGACATTCACCATCCATGCTGTGTCCAGAGAACATGAGGGCCTGTACAGGTGCTTGGTGTCCAACAGTGCCACCCACCTGTCCCGCCTGGGTACTCTGAAGGTCCAAGTCCTTG AAACACTGACCACGCCTCAAGTCGTGCCTTCAAGCCTGAACCTTGTGGAGAATGCTAGGTCTGTGGACCTGACCTGCCAAACCATCAATCAGAGTGTGAATGTCCAGTGGTTCCTGAGTGGCCAGCCCCTCCTGCCCAGTGAGCACCTGCAGCTGTCAGCTGACAACAGGACCCTAATCATCCATGGCCTCCAGCGGAATGACACGGGGCCCTATGCCTGTGAGGTCTGGAACTGGGGCAGCCGGGCCCGGAGTGAGCCCCTTGAGCTGACCATCAACT ATGGTCCTGACCAAGTGAACATCACCAGGGAGTTGGCATCTGAGATGATCAGCGCCATCGAGGCAGAGCTCAACTCCAGCCTGACCCTGCAGTGCTGGGCCGAGTCCAAGCCAGGCGCTGAGTATCGCTGGACTCTTGAACACTCCACCGCGGAGCACCTGGGTGAGCAGCTGATCATCAGGGCTCTGACCTGGGAACACGACGGGATCTACAACTGCACAGCCTCCAACTCTCTCACCGGCCTGACCCGCTCCGCTTCAGTCCTGATCAAGGTGGTAG GTCCCCAGTCCTCCTCCCTGTCCTCAAGGGCCATCACTGGTATTGTCATCGGGATCCTGGCTGTCATTGCTGTGGCCTCAGAACTGGGCTATTTTCTCTACATCAGAAATGCCAGACG GCCCTCAAGGAAAACGACAGAGGACCCCAGTCATGAGACCTCACAACCCACCCCGGAGGAGGAGCACCCCACAGAGCCCAGTTCCG AAAGCCTGAGTCCTGAGTATTGCAATATATCCCAGCTTCAGGGACGGATCAGAGTGGAAATG ATGCGACCACCAGACCTTCCAGAGGAGACCTATGAG ACAAAGCTGCCTTCAGCAAGCCCTGGAGGCAATTCTTTCAGCCCCTGGAAGCCACCACCCAAACCTCTGATGCCCCCACTCAGATTGCTCTCCACTGCGCCAAAAAACATGGAGTCAATCTATGAG GAGCTTGTGAATCCAGAGCCCAACACTTACGTCCAAATCAACCCCTCGGTCTAA